A genome region from Nicotiana tabacum cultivar K326 chromosome 13, ASM71507v2, whole genome shotgun sequence includes the following:
- the LOC107759779 gene encoding uncharacterized protein LOC107759779, protein MLKLVSETLCVRGGQAIRPVLCAQISGFHTAKPCLAPRSFFGVEDFLDDDNSRPYTYQKGKKSKNPNKHVSFKQRTVAYMEPFTLDVFISKRFVSASITHRVTCKQVAVAGTNSKDIKAVLKSRSDIPACLSVGQILADRAREADVYTASYTPRDRDKFEGKIRAVVQSLIDNGIDIKVYLD, encoded by the exons ATGCTGAAACTCGTTTCTGAAACGTTATGTGTGCGAGGAGGCCAGGCAATTAGGCCTGTTCTATGTGCGCAAATTAGTGGCTTTCATACTGCAAAG CCTTGTTTAGCACCTAGAAGCTTTTTTGGTGTAGAAGATTTCCTTGATGATGACAATAGCCGGCCATACACTTACCAGAAGGGAAAAAAGTCCAAGAACCCAAACAAGCATGTTTCTTTCAAGCAACGGACCGTAGCTTACATGGAACCATTCACCCTTGATGTTTTCATATCGAAGCGCTTTGTTTCAGCCTCTATCACCCATAGAGTTACATGCAAACAGGTTGCAGTAGCTGGTACAAACTCCAAAGACATAAAGGCAGTGCTCAAATCACGAAGTGATATTCCTGCGTGCTTGTCTGTAGGACAGATTTTGGCTGACAGGGCCAGAGAGGCTGATGTATACACTGCTTCTTATACTCCTAGAGACAGAGACAAGTTTGAAGGAAAAATTAGAGCAGTTGTTCAGTCCCTCATTGATAATGGTATTGACATCAAAGTTTATCTTGACTGA
- the LOC142168274 gene encoding secreted RxLR effector protein 161-like: MKVIPYASAIGSLMYAMLCTRPDICFVVGMVSRFQSNRGREHWTAVKHIIKYLKRTRDYMLVYHSGDLAPIGYTDSDFQSDRDSRKSTSGYDFTLGGGAISWRSIKQSCVANSTMEAEYVAASEATKEAVWLRNFLKELNVVSSVQAPIVLYYDNSGAVANSKEPRSHKRSKHIERKYHLIWDITQRGDARVLKIALEDNLADLFTKSLTQKIFDKHVEEVGIKVVDAWL, translated from the coding sequence ATGAAGGTGATCCCTTATGCTTCTGCTATAGGGAGTCTCATGTATGCTATgctatgtactagacctgatatctgCTTTGTTGTTGGCATGGTTAGTAGATTTCAGTCTAACCGTGGACGAGAACACTGGACTGCCGTTAAGCATATAATCAAGTACTTGAAAAGGACTAGGGATTATATGTTGGTGTATCACTCAGGTGATCTTGCACCCATTGGCTATACTGATTCAGATTTCCAGTCAGATAGAGATTCTAGAAAATCTACCTCAGGATATGATTTTACCTTAGGAGGTGGAGCCATAAGTTGGAGGAGCATCAAGCAATCATGTGTTGCTAATTCCACCATGGAAGCCGAATATGTGGCTGCATCTGAGGCAACTAAAGAGGCTGTTTGGCTCAGGAACTTTCTAAAAGAGCTTAATGTAGTTTCTTCAGTTCAAGCACCGATTGTACTTTATTATGATAATAGTGGTGCAGTTGCAAACTCGAAGGAACCAAGAAGCCATAAAAGGAGTAAGCATATTGAGCGTAAATATCACTTAATTTGGGACATAACTCAGAGAGGTGATGCAAGAGTGTTGAAGATTGCGTTAGAGGACAATTTGGCAGACCTGTTTACAAAGAGCTTGACACAGAAGATTTTTGACAAGCATGTAGAAGAAGTGGGTATTAAAGTAGTAGAcgcatggttatga
- the LOC107825399 gene encoding uncharacterized protein LOC107825399 codes for MSSFNPLTSILNQNKLEGPKYVDWKKNLDIVLTAEGYKFVITDECPRKPKNATDDQVKAYDKWVKVDEMARCYILASMANVLQHQHQSMRSAYDMLKSLKEIFGEQNHAAKQTAMKVLLNTKMAEGSSVRDHVLKMMSLLNELEVLGAMIDKESQVEMVLQTLPDSFQQFCLNYNMNKMDLLVAKLLNELQTAESIIKQQAPVVALNVEKASVSKSKGGKKKKKAQKVLAPGGAAGVKKSKGK; via the coding sequence ATGTCTTCATTCAACCCACTTACCTCAATTTTGAACCAAAACAAGTTAGAAGGACCGAAGTATGTTGACTGGAAAAAAAACCTTGATATTGTCCTAACTGCTGAAGGTTACAAATTTGTAATCACTGATGAGTGCCCAAGAAAACCTAAAAATGCTACTGATGATCAGGTTAAGGCCTATGACAAATGGGTCAAGGTTGATGAGATGGCGCGATGTTACATTCTTGCCTCTATGGCGAATGTTTTGCAACATCAGCATCAGTCTATGAGGTCTGCTTACGACATGCTCAAAAGTCTCAAAGAGATATTTGGTGAGCAAAATCATGCAGCTAAGCAGACTGCCATGAAAGTCCTTTTGAACACCAAGATGGCTGAAGGATCATCGGTCAGGGACCATGTTCTGAAGATGATGAGTCTTCTAAATGAATTGGAGGTCCTTGGAGCTATGATTGATAAGGAATCTCAAGTTGAGATGGTCTTACAGACTCTGCCTGATAGTTTTCAACAATTTTGCTTGAACTATAACATGAACAAAATGGATTTATTAGTGGCGAAATTGTTGAATGAGCTGCAAACGGCAGAATCTATTATCAAACAGCAAGCTCCAGTTGTGGCACTCAATGTTGAGAAAGCTTCAGTTTCTAAGTCGAAAGGCggtaagaaaaaaaagaaggctCAAAAGGTCTTGGCACCTGGAGGTGCGGCTGGTGTGAAAAAATCCAAGGGAAAGTGA